In the Kaistella sp. 97-N-M2 genome, one interval contains:
- a CDS encoding DUF4403 family protein — translation MRNFLTILLLIFIFNGAAQQPTMMTPEVNYNFPKIKSSISMPVKIPLAEIGNLINASVGNLIFEDDSFSDNNNDQFKVKVWKTRPIRLVGGTKQNLLIEVPLRIRAEKGIGSFGIYTYQNTTFETVMYFNSQLTFNNNWTMATRTTPMGFKWVTKPVLDYGKIQIPITSLVENSLKQQQKDFSKKIDEMMLTQLNFQQYAIMAWNQFAQPFNISEEYDTWLKITPVSVNISPLIFYGNQIDANIGIDTYSETFSGQKPAASPTIRTIANFNSVQTLPEKFLLQTTANIPFTEATVIAEKTFLGKEFDFRDGKSKIKITAINVSGEEDRVAIEATTEGAVEGISSITGIPVYDAVKRKIVLSDTRFKLKTKNILYKAATLLFQRKIVNMIEDEYGIPTADLEDSSKNSIEETFNKEYYKGLKMQGRVFKLTPSQIILNPVGITVVINTEAQLKLLVKGL, via the coding sequence ATGAGGAATTTTTTAACAATACTTCTTCTTATTTTTATTTTTAACGGAGCTGCGCAGCAACCGACCATGATGACACCGGAAGTCAATTATAATTTCCCGAAAATTAAGTCTTCCATTTCGATGCCCGTGAAAATTCCACTTGCGGAAATCGGGAACCTCATCAATGCTTCCGTTGGAAATTTAATTTTCGAGGACGATTCTTTTAGCGATAACAATAATGATCAGTTCAAGGTAAAAGTCTGGAAAACGCGGCCCATTCGCTTAGTGGGCGGCACAAAACAAAACCTTCTTATTGAAGTTCCATTAAGAATCCGCGCAGAAAAGGGCATCGGATCATTCGGAATTTACACGTATCAAAATACGACTTTCGAAACGGTAATGTACTTTAATTCGCAACTCACGTTCAACAATAACTGGACAATGGCGACCCGCACCACGCCCATGGGCTTTAAATGGGTGACCAAACCCGTTTTGGATTACGGTAAGATTCAGATCCCGATCACCTCGCTTGTTGAAAACAGTTTAAAGCAGCAACAAAAGGATTTCTCGAAAAAAATTGATGAAATGATGCTCACGCAACTAAACTTTCAGCAGTATGCCATCATGGCCTGGAACCAGTTTGCGCAGCCTTTTAATATCTCCGAAGAATATGATACATGGTTGAAGATTACGCCGGTGAGCGTTAATATTTCCCCGCTCATTTTCTATGGAAATCAAATTGATGCAAACATCGGTATCGACACGTACTCGGAAACATTTTCCGGACAGAAGCCCGCGGCCTCGCCCACCATCAGAACGATTGCAAATTTTAATTCCGTGCAGACTTTGCCGGAAAAATTTCTGCTGCAAACCACTGCCAATATTCCGTTCACAGAAGCCACGGTTATCGCGGAGAAAACGTTTCTTGGCAAGGAATTCGACTTTCGGGACGGCAAATCAAAAATTAAAATCACCGCCATTAACGTTTCGGGCGAAGAGGATCGGGTTGCAATTGAAGCAACAACAGAAGGCGCCGTTGAGGGAATTTCGTCTATTACGGGAATACCGGTTTACGATGCGGTGAAGCGCAAAATTGTGCTGAGCGACACGCGTTTTAAACTTAAAACAAAAAACATCCTCTACAAAGCCGCCACCCTTTTATTTCAGCGTAAAATCGTAAACATGATCGAAGACGAATACGGAATCCCGACGGCTGATCTGGAAGATTCTTCCAAAAACAGCATCGAGGAAACCTTTAATAAAGAATATTATAAAGGCTTGAAAATGCAGGGACGCGTTTTTAAACTTACGCCGTCTCAAATTATATTAAATCCCGTCGGAATTACGGTTGTTATTAATACGGAAGCACAGTTGAAACTATTGGTAAAGGGATTGTAA